Proteins encoded together in one Mycobacterium sp. MS1601 window:
- a CDS encoding class I SAM-dependent methyltransferase produces the protein MTATDLFATRATLARSVRLLSQFRFEQTDPARFYGALAQDTALMVDDLWRGVTGTTLAGRTVVDVGGGPGYFADAFASHGVTYIGVEPDPREMHAAPGRLGGSGLFIRASGMALPFADDSVDVCLSSNVAEHVAAPWQLGAEMLRVVRPGGVAILSYTVWLGPFGGHEMGLTHYLGGARAAARYTRKHGHPPKNNYGSSLFAVSAADGLEWAASTGTLVAAFPRYHPRWAWWLTSIPGVREFLVSNLVLVLHKP, from the coding sequence ATGACGGCCACGGACCTGTTCGCGACGAGGGCGACGCTGGCACGGTCAGTGCGGCTGCTGTCACAGTTCCGGTTCGAGCAGACCGATCCCGCCCGGTTCTACGGAGCGCTGGCGCAGGACACCGCCCTGATGGTCGACGACCTGTGGCGCGGCGTCACCGGGACCACCCTGGCCGGACGCACGGTCGTCGACGTGGGCGGCGGGCCCGGGTATTTCGCCGACGCATTCGCCTCCCACGGCGTCACCTACATCGGCGTCGAGCCCGACCCGCGCGAGATGCACGCCGCGCCCGGCCGTCTCGGCGGCTCCGGGCTGTTCATCCGGGCGTCGGGGATGGCGCTGCCGTTCGCCGACGACAGCGTGGACGTCTGCCTGTCGTCCAACGTCGCAGAGCACGTCGCGGCGCCGTGGCAGCTGGGTGCGGAGATGCTGCGGGTGGTACGGCCCGGCGGTGTGGCGATCCTGTCCTACACGGTCTGGCTGGGCCCCTTCGGCGGCCACGAGATGGGCCTGACGCACTACCTGGGTGGGGCACGGGCCGCGGCCCGCTACACCCGCAAACACGGCCACCCACCGAAGAACAACTACGGATCGTCGCTTTTTGCGGTGTCGGCGGCCGACGGGCTGGAGTGGGCCGCCAGCACCGGCACTCTGGTGGCGGCATTTCCCCGCTACCACCCACGATGGGCTTGGTGGTTGACGTCGATCCCCGGCGTCCGGGAGTTTCTGGTGAGCAATCTGGTGCTGGTGCTGCACAAGCCCTGA
- a CDS encoding acyl-CoA dehydrogenase family protein, which yields MTELNELRTRVREFVAADRTEYGWRPEVDAWLCGADPAFSARLGAAGFLGLTIPEQYGGHGLGHLHRYVVTEELLISGAPVAAHWFADRQVAPGLLTYGTEEQRQRILPRIARGEFYSGIGMSEPQAGSDLAAASTRATRTDGGWILNGRKVWTSSAHLAHQIVVLARTSPADPEHRHAGFSQFLVPTGIEGLTVDPIITMDDEHHFNELVFEDAFVDDDAVLGEVGNGWHQVTSELSFERSGPERILSTAPLLLPLLRALSGRADIDDGNAAAIGHLVARLVSLRQLSVSVARALAAGEAAANQAALVKDLGTRFEQESVDLAAELFEFVHHSDPNYPELAVLLRASRLHAPMFTLRGGTNEVLRGVVARGMGLR from the coding sequence ATGACCGAACTGAACGAACTGCGCACCCGGGTGCGCGAATTCGTCGCCGCCGACCGCACCGAATACGGTTGGCGGCCCGAGGTGGACGCCTGGCTGTGCGGCGCGGACCCGGCGTTCAGCGCCCGGCTGGGTGCCGCCGGCTTCCTCGGTCTGACCATCCCTGAGCAGTACGGGGGGCACGGTCTCGGGCATCTGCACCGCTATGTCGTGACCGAAGAGCTGTTGATCTCGGGCGCCCCGGTGGCGGCGCACTGGTTCGCCGACCGACAGGTGGCGCCGGGCTTGCTGACCTACGGCACCGAGGAGCAGCGTCAGCGCATCCTCCCCCGCATCGCCAGAGGTGAGTTCTATTCGGGCATCGGCATGAGCGAACCGCAGGCCGGCTCGGATCTGGCCGCCGCCTCCACGCGGGCCACCCGCACCGACGGCGGCTGGATACTCAACGGTCGCAAGGTGTGGACCAGCAGTGCGCACCTGGCACACCAGATCGTGGTGCTGGCCCGCACCAGCCCCGCCGATCCCGAACACCGCCACGCCGGGTTCAGCCAGTTCCTGGTGCCGACGGGCATCGAGGGCCTGACTGTCGACCCGATCATCACCATGGACGACGAGCACCATTTCAACGAGCTCGTCTTCGAGGACGCGTTTGTGGACGACGACGCCGTACTGGGCGAGGTGGGCAACGGCTGGCACCAGGTGACCTCGGAACTGTCCTTCGAACGCAGCGGCCCCGAACGGATTCTGAGCACCGCCCCACTACTGCTGCCGCTGTTGCGGGCGCTGTCCGGCCGGGCAGACATCGACGACGGCAACGCCGCCGCCATCGGGCACCTGGTGGCCAGGCTGGTGTCGTTGCGGCAGCTGTCGGTGTCGGTGGCCCGCGCCCTGGCCGCCGGCGAAGCCGCAGCCAACCAGGCCGCCCTGGTCAAGGACCTGGGCACCCGCTTCGAACAGGAGTCGGTGGATCTGGCTGCCGAGTTGTTCGAGTTCGTCCACCACAGCGATCCGAACTACCCGGAGCTGGCTGTGCTGCTTCGAGCTTCGCGGCTGCACGCCCCGATGTTCACGTTGCGGGGCGGAACCAATGAGGTGCTGCGCGGAGTGGTCGCGCGGGGGATGGGATTGCGATGA
- a CDS encoding glycosyltransferase family 4 protein yields the protein MTLTGDQQRGVRSVLLLCWRDSGHPQGGGSEAYLQRIGAQLAATGVRVTLRTARYAGAPRRETVDGVRISRGGSPYTLYIWAGLAMVLARLGLGPLRTARPDVVIDTQNGIPFLARLAYGRKVVLLVHHCHREQWPVAGPVLGRIGWFIESRLSPWMHRRHQYVTVSLPSARDLTALGVAQERIAVVRNGLDEVPPITAQRSATPRVAVLSRLVPHKQIEDALDAVAALRARIPDLHLDVVGGGWWHQPLVDYAELLGITDAVTFHGHVDDATKHDVVQRAWVHVLPSRKEGWGLAVVEAAQHGVPTIGYASSGGLADSIVDGVTGILVADREELVQRLEELLGDAELRTGLGDKAQARSGDFSWPQSAAAMRTVLDAVHRGQRVSGVV from the coding sequence ATGACACTCACCGGCGACCAGCAGCGCGGAGTCCGCTCCGTGCTGCTGCTGTGCTGGCGTGACAGCGGCCACCCGCAGGGCGGCGGCAGCGAGGCCTATCTGCAGCGCATCGGCGCGCAGCTGGCTGCCACCGGGGTGCGCGTCACCTTGCGCACCGCCCGCTACGCCGGTGCTCCGCGCCGAGAGACCGTCGACGGGGTCCGGATCAGCCGCGGCGGTAGCCCCTACACGCTCTACATCTGGGCGGGCCTGGCCATGGTGTTGGCCCGCCTCGGGCTGGGGCCGCTACGAACGGCGCGCCCCGATGTGGTGATCGACACCCAGAACGGCATCCCGTTCCTGGCCCGGCTGGCCTACGGACGCAAGGTCGTCCTGCTGGTGCACCACTGCCACCGCGAGCAGTGGCCGGTGGCGGGGCCGGTGCTCGGCCGGATCGGCTGGTTCATCGAGTCGCGGCTGTCGCCGTGGATGCATCGCCGCCACCAGTACGTCACGGTCTCGCTGCCCTCGGCGCGCGACCTCACCGCACTCGGAGTGGCGCAGGAGCGGATAGCGGTGGTGCGCAACGGTCTCGACGAGGTGCCGCCGATCACGGCGCAGCGCTCTGCGACACCCAGGGTGGCGGTGTTGTCGCGGCTGGTGCCCCACAAGCAGATCGAGGATGCGCTCGACGCGGTGGCGGCGCTACGCGCGCGCATCCCGGATCTGCACCTGGATGTGGTCGGCGGCGGGTGGTGGCACCAACCGCTGGTGGACTACGCCGAACTGCTGGGCATCACCGACGCCGTGACCTTCCACGGCCACGTCGACGACGCCACCAAACACGATGTGGTGCAACGGGCCTGGGTGCATGTGCTGCCGTCCCGCAAAGAGGGCTGGGGGCTGGCGGTGGTGGAAGCCGCCCAACACGGCGTGCCCACCATCGGTTATGCCTCCTCGGGTGGCCTCGCGGATTCCATCGTCGACGGGGTGACGGGCATCCTGGTGGCCGACCGTGAGGAACTGGTGCAGCGGCTCGAGGAACTGTTGGGTGACGCCGAACTGCGCACCGGCCTCGGCGACAAGGCCCAGGCCCGCAGCGGCGATTTCTCCTGGCCGCAGAGCGCCGCTGCGATGCGGACGGTGCTCGACGCGGTCCACCGCGGAC
- a CDS encoding dihydrofolate reductase family protein, giving the protein MSTIYYTASSLDGFIVDPDGSLDWLMSRAIDQEGPFGMDEFMAGVGALVMGSATYLWLLDNQPGDWMYHQPSWVMTHRPEIIAAGHPVRVYAGSAAELHPMLVEAAAGKNVWVMGGGDMAAQFVADGLVDQMIVSYAPCTLGAGSRVLPLRSEWRLAESAVNGDFVVARWERP; this is encoded by the coding sequence ATGAGCACGATCTACTACACCGCCTCGAGCCTCGACGGCTTCATCGTCGACCCCGACGGCAGCCTCGACTGGCTGATGTCCCGGGCCATCGACCAGGAGGGCCCGTTCGGGATGGATGAGTTCATGGCGGGCGTGGGAGCCCTGGTCATGGGGTCGGCCACCTATCTATGGCTGCTGGACAACCAGCCCGGTGACTGGATGTACCACCAGCCCAGCTGGGTGATGACACACCGCCCGGAGATCATCGCCGCCGGCCACCCGGTGCGGGTGTATGCGGGAAGCGCCGCCGAGCTGCATCCGATGCTGGTCGAGGCGGCCGCGGGCAAGAACGTCTGGGTGATGGGCGGCGGGGACATGGCGGCACAGTTCGTCGCCGACGGTCTGGTCGACCAGATGATCGTCAGCTATGCGCCGTGCACGCTGGGTGCCGGATCCCGGGTGCTGCCGCTGCGCTCGGAGTGGCGACTGGCCGAGTCCGCCGTCAACGGTGATTTTGTGGTTGCTCGATGGGAGCGCCCCTGA
- a CDS encoding aldehyde dehydrogenase, producing the protein MTQSVDAAYKTEYDKLFIGGQWTEPATGEVIEVFSPATGEKVGQVPLATEADVNAACAAARTAFDEGPWPTMAPAERAAVIERATKLIEERADLFKHLLTLETGQPATIVDMMQYGAGMSTLQYYAGAADKFTWQDIRDGIYGQTLVLKEPVGVVGAVIAWNVPFFLACNKLGPALLAGCTIVLKPAAETPLSVNAMAEAFAEAGLPEGVLSIVPGGVDTGRALVTNPELDKLTFTGSSAVGKEIGKVAAEKLKPCTLELGGKSAAIILEDADLDSTLPMLVFSGLMNSGQACVGQTRILAPRSRYDEVVEKLAAGVSGMLAGLPDNPAAMIGPLISEKQRDRVEGYIKKGIEEGARVVVGGGRPEGLDSGWYVQPTVFADVDNSMTIAQEEIFGPVLAVIPYDTEDDAIRIANDSAYGLAGSVYTTDFARAIKVAKKIRTGTYAVNMYAFDPGAPFGGYKNSGIGRENGPEGIASYTESKSVLLPFGYTPE; encoded by the coding sequence ATGACACAGAGCGTTGATGCCGCGTACAAGACCGAGTACGACAAGCTGTTCATCGGCGGCCAGTGGACCGAACCTGCCACCGGCGAGGTGATCGAGGTCTTCTCCCCCGCCACCGGCGAGAAGGTGGGTCAGGTGCCGTTGGCCACCGAGGCCGACGTCAATGCCGCCTGCGCCGCCGCGCGCACAGCCTTCGACGAGGGGCCGTGGCCCACCATGGCACCGGCCGAACGCGCCGCGGTGATCGAGCGCGCCACCAAGCTGATCGAGGAGCGGGCCGATCTGTTCAAGCACCTGCTCACGCTGGAAACCGGGCAGCCCGCGACGATCGTCGACATGATGCAGTACGGCGCCGGGATGTCCACGCTGCAGTACTACGCGGGGGCGGCCGACAAGTTCACCTGGCAGGACATCCGCGACGGCATCTACGGCCAGACGCTGGTGCTCAAGGAGCCGGTGGGTGTGGTGGGCGCGGTGATCGCGTGGAATGTGCCGTTTTTCCTGGCGTGCAACAAACTGGGCCCGGCGCTGCTGGCCGGCTGCACCATCGTGCTCAAGCCCGCGGCCGAGACCCCGCTGTCGGTCAATGCGATGGCCGAGGCGTTCGCCGAGGCCGGCCTGCCCGAGGGGGTGTTGTCGATCGTGCCCGGCGGCGTGGACACCGGCCGTGCGCTGGTGACCAACCCCGAGTTGGACAAGCTGACGTTCACCGGCAGCTCGGCCGTCGGCAAGGAGATCGGCAAGGTGGCCGCCGAGAAGCTCAAGCCCTGCACACTCGAGCTGGGTGGCAAGTCGGCGGCGATCATCCTCGAGGATGCCGACCTGGATTCCACCCTGCCGATGCTGGTGTTCTCCGGGCTGATGAACTCCGGGCAGGCATGTGTGGGGCAGACCCGCATCCTGGCGCCGCGGTCTCGCTACGACGAGGTGGTGGAGAAGCTGGCCGCAGGCGTCTCCGGGATGCTGGCTGGTCTGCCCGACAACCCCGCCGCGATGATCGGCCCGCTGATCTCGGAGAAGCAGCGCGACCGGGTGGAGGGTTACATCAAGAAGGGCATCGAGGAAGGTGCCCGCGTGGTGGTGGGCGGCGGCCGGCCGGAAGGACTGGACTCGGGTTGGTACGTGCAGCCCACGGTGTTCGCCGATGTCGACAACTCCATGACCATCGCGCAGGAGGAGATTTTCGGACCGGTGCTGGCGGTCATCCCCTACGACACCGAAGACGACGCGATCCGCATCGCCAACGATTCCGCCTACGGCCTGGCCGGCAGCGTGTACACCACCGATTTCGCGCGAGCGATCAAGGTGGCCAAGAAGATTCGCACCGGTACCTATGCGGTGAACATGTACGCATTTGATCCAGGTGCCCCGTTCGGCGGGTACAAGAACTCGGGTATCGGCCGCGAGAACGGACCGGAGGGCATCGCCTCGTACACGGAGTCGAAGAGTGTACTGCTCCCCTTCGGCTACACACCCGAGTGA
- a CDS encoding helix-turn-helix domain-containing protein: MTAEPSPQGRDRLRELLDAIVEGENSSVEGMARSTFVSEFHFSREVRRLTGEPPAALRRRIMLERAAWRLQRGEAVAAVAADEGWSSAEVFSRAFRRSFGTPPSQVGAQFRLPAPNGLHFHPPQSLWLDAEAPATTDVSALMMSHDIADTGYLLGRAAELTEQQWLQEVSPGQTVLDWDGPEPSVGAVLCAVVWAKEVWLASIEGRDFPSRDATDPARTGPHELATHHDDIAAHWIATITRLGADGRMGDTVIDALCDPPESFQLYGIVAHVLTYSAHRRHLARAMLARLGVETHRGDPLEWMRGS; this comes from the coding sequence GTGACCGCTGAACCTTCACCGCAGGGCCGGGACCGATTACGGGAACTGCTCGACGCCATCGTCGAAGGCGAGAACTCCAGCGTCGAAGGCATGGCACGCAGCACATTCGTCTCGGAGTTCCACTTCTCCCGCGAAGTCCGCAGGCTCACCGGTGAACCTCCGGCCGCGCTGCGCCGCCGCATCATGCTCGAACGCGCGGCATGGCGGCTCCAGCGCGGCGAAGCAGTGGCTGCCGTCGCCGCCGATGAGGGGTGGTCGTCGGCGGAGGTGTTCTCCCGCGCGTTCCGCCGCAGTTTCGGTACCCCGCCGTCACAGGTGGGCGCCCAGTTCCGGCTGCCCGCCCCCAACGGTCTGCACTTCCATCCGCCGCAGTCGTTGTGGCTGGACGCCGAGGCCCCCGCAACCACCGATGTCAGCGCTCTGATGATGTCTCACGACATCGCCGACACCGGTTATCTGCTCGGCCGAGCCGCTGAGCTGACCGAACAGCAATGGCTACAGGAGGTTTCACCGGGGCAGACGGTGCTGGACTGGGACGGGCCGGAACCCAGCGTCGGCGCGGTGTTGTGCGCTGTGGTGTGGGCCAAGGAGGTCTGGCTGGCCAGTATCGAGGGCCGCGACTTCCCGTCCCGCGACGCCACCGACCCCGCCAGAACGGGACCGCACGAGCTGGCCACCCACCACGACGACATCGCTGCGCATTGGATCGCGACCATCACCCGACTGGGCGCCGACGGCCGGATGGGCGACACCGTGATCGACGCGCTCTGTGATCCGCCGGAGTCGTTCCAGCTCTACGGCATCGTCGCCCATGTCTTGACCTACTCGGCGCACCGCAGGCACCTGGCGCGCGCCATGCTGGCGCGCCTCGGCGTCGAGACCCATCGCGGTGACCCCCTGGAATGGATGAGAGGAAGCTAG